The sequence CTGGGCCACCGTGCCTTCAAAAATCTCTGTGGTGACGTCGCGGTTGATGTGATGGCAATCGGAATAAATATGGTAAACCGTTCCCGACTTTGTCCAGTACACATGGTTGAATCCCTCATTCAAGGTTTCCACTTCAGCGGTTTGCTCGGTGTACTGCTCCACACTGGGCGGGTTGAAGTCAATCCCAACGATCCCTGCGATGAGCAGGGCTATCACCGCAATGGATCCTGCCAGCCCTTTCTGTTTGCCGCTCAGGTCCTTGCTGGTGAAGATCAGGATCACCAGGGGCAGGAAGGCCAGCACGGCCATAATGGCACCCAGCTGGTTCTGCATGAAAAACTTAAGCTTGTCCTTTTCCGAAGCCGGGTCGAGGCGGTTGGCCTTCTTCCAAAGGATAGAACCGGTGATGGCCATGCCCAGGTCAATCACGATCAGGATGATGAGCAGGGTCATGTTGACAGGCGGCTTCAACAGCACGCCGAAGATGGCATAGGCCTGTAAGGCAATAGCCACCACCCAGGCCAGGATGGCGAACAGGCGCAGTTGCTTGGCTTTGCCCTTGCTCTCGGGCGTTGGAACAAACGGGGTCCTTCCTTGCGATGGGGTTACGGGCGTTTCTTCATCTCCGCCTACGCGTGTGATTTTTTTCTTTGTCATAAGGCTTCGTTTTGGATTTACAGTGATTCGTGGTTTTCATGCTTTCAGAATCACCCTGGCAAAGGTTGAACGACTCCGTCCGAAGGGAAGCCGGCCGTTCGCCAAGGGCGTTTCCTTTTCGCAAATGTAGAAATATTTCTGTTTCATATACGCATTCAATCGCTCTGTTTTCTTTTTTTGCTGAAAATGAGTACGATATCGCGTTAAAACAGGGTGGCGAAATCCCATTTTGACCCCTTTTTCAAAGAAAAAAGAGATGCCAGAGAGGGAGTTAATACGGAGTTTATACGGTTTAAACCGTATAAACTCCGTATTAACTCCGTATTAACTATGACCCTGTCAGGATAAAATTCCCTGTTTGAGAACCCTCAAGCCTTCATTTTACCCGGGCTGATGGCCCGCATGATTTGGCTCGGAAAATAAAAAACAGGAAGGAAGGAAGGAAGGTTTTTTTAATGCAGGCATTTTTTTGTTCAGGGCAATATGCTACTTTTGGAAAAAGGTAAAACGATAAAATATTTTCAACTATAAATTTGATTTGTGATGGCACAGAAATTTATTCCCTTCGACGTGGTGGAGGACTTCCTGGTAAAGGTAATGGCGAAAGCCGGCATCCCTGAGGCTGACGCGCGCATCATTGCCGATGTGCTGATACAGGCCGATAAGTTCGGCTTCGATTCGCATGGGGTCAACCGCCTGAAGCCCATATACCTCGACAGGATCAGGGATGGTATCCTGAATCCTGTGACAGAATACGAGGTAGTCAGGGAAGGGGCCACCACCGCGGTGATCGACGGGCATAACGGGATGGGCCACGTGATCGCTTTAAATGCCATGAAGCTGGCAATAGACAAGGCTGCGAAATACGGGATGGGGATGGTGGCGGTGCGCAACTCCACCCACTACGGCTTTGCGGGTTATTACCCCCTGATGGCCGTGCACGAAAATATGATCGGCATCACGGGCACCAACGCACGGCCTTCCATTGCACCTACCTTCGGGGTGGAAAACATGCTGGGCACCAACCCCCTGACTTTCGGCATGCCCACCGACGAGGACTTCCCCTTCCTGCTCGACTGTGCCACCAGCATCGTGCAGCGCGGAAAGATTGAGCTGTATGCACGCGAGGGCAAAGAGCTTATCAAGGGCCTTGTCATCGATGAGAACGGGGAGAGCAAGACCGACTCGAACGAGGTGCTCAGCGACCTGACCGCCGGACGGGCCGCCCTGGTGCCCCTGGGCGGGATAGGAGAGGAGACGGCAGGCTATAAGGGCTATGGCTATGCCACCGTGGTCGAGATCCTCTCGGCCGCACTGCAGCAGGGCGCCTTTATGAAAATGCTGATGGGCGTCGAAAACGGGAAAAAGGTTCCCTATCCCCTGGGCCATTTCTTTATCTGCATCAACGTCAGCGCTTTTACAGAGCCCGACGATTTCAGGAAAACCACGGGCGATATCCTGCGCGAACTCAGGGCATCGAAAAAGATGCCCGGGCAGGAGCGCATCTACACCGCCGGCGAAAAGGAATACCTCACCTGGATGGACCGCCGCCATAAGGGCGTGCCCTTCAACGACGCCCTGCTTGAGGAGTACAGAGGGCTGTGCAAGGCATATGGGATGGAAGAGTACCTGGGAAGGTTCAGGGATTAGGGATTACGGATTAGGGATTACGGATTAGGGATTAGGGTTTAGGGTTTAGGGTTCAAGCCTGCCTGCCGGCAGGCAGGGATTAACGATTTTTGATTTGCGATTGGCCCTAAAAATGGCAGTGCCCGAACTCCCTCCGCTGGCTAGCGGAGGGTTGGGGGAGGTTTTTGGATTTCAGATTAACGATTAACGATTAACGATTTTTGATTTAAGAAGTAAAGGCAGGGTTCCCCCGCTGAGCGGAATTTGCAATTCCGCTCTGAACATTGCAGAATTTGCAATTCTGCAAATTTTATAGCTTTGTAAAACCATGCCAACAGGATATCAAATAAAAGATCAATTTGCTCCTCATTTTCTTACCCTTCAGGTGGTATACTGGATTGATCTTTTTTCCAGAAAATCATACAGGGACATTATTATCGATAGTCTGAAATTCTGCCAAAAAGAAAAAGGACTGGAGATTTTCGCCTGGGTCATTATGAGTAACCACATT is a genomic window of Bacteroides sp. containing:
- a CDS encoding transposase — protein: MPTGYQIKDQFAPHFLTLQVVYWIDLFSRKSYRDIIIDSLKFCQKEKGLEIFAWVIMSNHIHILTRSATGELSNTIRDFKKFTSKKIILEITENPKE
- a CDS encoding Ldh family oxidoreductase, which translates into the protein MAQKFIPFDVVEDFLVKVMAKAGIPEADARIIADVLIQADKFGFDSHGVNRLKPIYLDRIRDGILNPVTEYEVVREGATTAVIDGHNGMGHVIALNAMKLAIDKAAKYGMGMVAVRNSTHYGFAGYYPLMAVHENMIGITGTNARPSIAPTFGVENMLGTNPLTFGMPTDEDFPFLLDCATSIVQRGKIELYAREGKELIKGLVIDENGESKTDSNEVLSDLTAGRAALVPLGGIGEETAGYKGYGYATVVEILSAALQQGAFMKMLMGVENGKKVPYPLGHFFICINVSAFTEPDDFRKTTGDILRELRASKKMPGQERIYTAGEKEYLTWMDRRHKGVPFNDALLEEYRGLCKAYGMEEYLGRFRD